In Drosophila santomea strain STO CAGO 1482 chromosome 3L, Prin_Dsan_1.1, whole genome shotgun sequence, a single window of DNA contains:
- the LOC120447545 gene encoding uncharacterized protein LOC120447545, producing MSSEASGSITIKEEASTSGTATNIPVESGEAEAKKPEIGADKAESHTEAEGGKAAETTETHLKRLQNLRKELGYLSETDWMYESLDKKAAQ from the exons ATGTCCAGCGAAGCATCCGGAAGTATTACCATCAAAGAAGAAGCATCCACGAGCGGTACCGCCACCAACATTCCCGTAGAATCCGGCGAAGCAGAG GCTAAGAAACCCGAGATCGGAGCTGACAAGGCGGAATCGCATACCGAAGCCGAGGGCGGGAAGGCGGCGGAGACGACGGAGACCCACTTGAAGCGGCTGCAGAATCTGCGCAAGGAATTGGGCTACCTCAGCGAAACCGACTGGATGTACGAGAGTCTCGACAAGAAAGCAGCGCAGTAG